The following nucleotide sequence is from Chloroflexota bacterium.
CGATCATCGGCGAGGTCTGCTTCTTGTCCCAGTTGCCGTTGAACGTCGCCAGGTCGAGCCGGCGGATCGTCGCGCGAATATTCAGCTTGGCCAGTTCGCCGGCGACCGCTTCCGTGGTCGACGCCTTGTCGCTGGCCGAGGCGTCGATCACGACATCGAAGCCGCCGGCGTATCCGACATCGGACAGCAGTTGCTTCGCCTTCGCCGGATCATACGGGTACGGCTTGACGTTGGCGTCGTAGCCGAGCGTCAGTGCGCCAATCGGGCTGGCGATACGCCGCCCATAGCCCTGCAGGACGTTGGCAATGATGCTGTCCACGTCCACGCCGTAGTTGATCGCCTGTCGCACGCGCTTATCGGCCAGCGGCGTGCCCGGCGCGTCGGCGACGAGGAACACGAACGCTTCCTGCGGCGCGTCCTGGCTGGCGATGGCGAAACCGGCATCTTGCAGCGGCTTGACCTGGTCGGGCTGCACGTCCTGCATGATGTCGATCGTGCCCGCTCTCAGCGCGGCCGCGCGCGCCGGCGCGTCGGGGATCGGGCGGAACACAACCGTCTGCACGAGCGCCTTGCCCTTGAACGACCCGGCCCAGTAATCCGTGTTCGCTTCCAGCGTGATGTGATCGTCCTTGACCCACTCGCCAAATTTGAACGGGCCGGTGCCGACTGGTTTCTGCGCGAACCCGGCGTCGCCGGCCTGTTTCACATACCCCGGCGGCACGATCGCGAGCTGCGCCGCGAGGTTGTCGATGATCGCCGCGTCGGTCTTGCTCAGGATGAACTGCACCGTCTGCGGGTTGAGCACTTTGACGTCTTTGATCGCGGCAAAGTTGGCGCGGAACGGGCTTTTGAGCGCCTCGCTCTGCATGCGCTCGACGGAGAACTGCACCGCCGCGGCGTCGAACGCCTCGCCGTTGTGGAACTTCACGCCGCCGCGCAGCTTGAACTCCAGCGTGGTGTTGTCCACGACCTTCCACGACTCCGCAAGCCCCGGCGACAGCTTGCCATCGAAATCGCGCTCGATCAGGTGATCGAACAGCATCTTGCTGACCGATTCGCCCGCCACCTGGCTGACCAGGTGCGGGTCCATGCTCTGCGCGTCCACCGACAAGCCGATGACCAGCTTGCCGCGCGGCCCGGCCGGTGCGGCCGGTGTGGCTGCGGGCGTAGTCGACGCGCCACACGCCGCGAGCAGTGCTACGATAAATAGACCGGCGCAAATCTTCAGGTTCTGCATTGGTTCCCTCCAACCCAAGGTTCACATAAAACACAAATGCCCCGCGCGGTGTCGGGGCAAGCACAGGCGCGCACCGGCGCACGCCTTGTGGCGCGGCCCGTGCGCGAGAACTTTCTTTCATCCGGACTGTACCGTCGGCCTCGGAGTTTCACCGAATCGTGCGCCGCGAGGCGCTCGTGGGCTGTACCACCGGTCGGGATTTGCACCCCGCCCCGAAAGTTCACTCGTATGTGATTGATC
It contains:
- a CDS encoding ABC transporter substrate-binding protein, with protein sequence MQNLKICAGLFIVALLAACGASTTPAATPAAPAGPRGKLVIGLSVDAQSMDPHLVSQVAGESVSKMLFDHLIERDFDGKLSPGLAESWKVVDNTTLEFKLRGGVKFHNGEAFDAAAVQFSVERMQSEALKSPFRANFAAIKDVKVLNPQTVQFILSKTDAAIIDNLAAQLAIVPPGYVKQAGDAGFAQKPVGTGPFKFGEWVKDDHITLEANTDYWAGSFKGKALVQTVVFRPIPDAPARAAALRAGTIDIMQDVQPDQVKPLQDAGFAIASQDAPQEAFVFLVADAPGTPLADKRVRQAINYGVDVDSIIANVLQGYGRRIASPIGALTLGYDANVKPYPYDPAKAKQLLSDVGYAGGFDVVIDASASDKASTTEAVAGELAKLNIRATIRRLDLATFNGNWDKKQTSPMIAARWSGMFDPASALNFFAKSGGALTRYKNADADRLITEGVGTLDPAQRAQTYAQLSQVLHDDPLALYLWNTQNLYALSKRVAGWKPHPRSYLAATGTTVQ